In Jeotgalibaca arthritidis, a single genomic region encodes these proteins:
- the trpB gene encoding tryptophan synthase subunit beta, with the protein MTKGRFGDFGGQYIPETLMTEIHRVEEAYNFYKEDPEFQEELTQLLNDYAGRPSRLYYAKNMTEDLGGAKIYLKREDLNHTGSHKINNVLGQALLAKRMGKTRLIAETGAGQHGVATATAAALLNMECEVFMGEEDTDRQALNVFRMELMGAKVNSVTKGTRTLKDAVNETMREWTNRVDDTHYVLGSVMGPHPYPTMVRDFQSIISREIKESMLEKEGKLPDAVLACVGGGSNAIGAFFHFIDHPEVALIGCEAAGKGVSTGQHAATMAEGTTGIFHGMKSLFCQDEFGQIAPVYSISAGLDYPGIGPEHAHLHTSKRASYEAITDDEAVAAFEYLSKIEGIIPAIESSHAVAYAQKLAPTMSKDQTIVICLSGRGDKDVAAIARYKGEDIYE; encoded by the coding sequence ATGACAAAAGGAAGATTTGGAGATTTCGGTGGACAATACATCCCCGAAACCTTGATGACAGAAATTCACCGTGTAGAGGAAGCCTACAATTTTTATAAGGAAGACCCTGAATTTCAAGAGGAGTTAACACAATTATTAAATGATTATGCAGGCCGACCATCACGTTTGTATTATGCTAAAAATATGACCGAAGACTTAGGCGGCGCTAAAATTTATTTGAAACGAGAAGATTTGAATCATACCGGATCGCATAAGATTAATAATGTGCTTGGGCAAGCGCTATTAGCAAAACGAATGGGTAAAACACGTTTAATTGCTGAAACAGGTGCAGGTCAACATGGCGTTGCAACAGCCACAGCAGCAGCTCTTTTAAACATGGAATGCGAAGTTTTTATGGGAGAAGAAGATACGGATAGACAAGCGTTAAATGTTTTTCGTATGGAGTTGATGGGAGCGAAAGTGAATAGTGTGACGAAAGGAACACGTACCTTAAAAGATGCAGTTAATGAAACCATGCGCGAATGGACGAACCGCGTTGACGATACTCACTATGTATTAGGATCAGTGATGGGACCGCATCCTTATCCGACTATGGTACGTGATTTCCAAAGTATTATTAGCCGAGAAATTAAGGAAAGTATGCTCGAAAAAGAAGGAAAATTGCCTGATGCTGTATTAGCTTGCGTCGGCGGCGGATCGAATGCGATTGGGGCTTTCTTTCATTTTATCGACCATCCTGAAGTAGCTTTAATTGGTTGTGAAGCAGCTGGGAAGGGAGTATCAACAGGACAGCACGCGGCAACGATGGCTGAAGGGACAACCGGAATTTTCCACGGTATGAAGAGCCTGTTTTGCCAAGATGAGTTTGGGCAAATTGCGCCTGTTTATTCCATTTCTGCTGGCTTAGATTACCCTGGCATTGGGCCAGAGCATGCGCATCTCCATACTAGCAAACGGGCGAGCTATGAGGCGATTACCGATGATGAAGCAGTAGCGGCATTTGAATATTTATCTAAGATCGAAGGCATTATCCCTGCTATTGAATCATCACATGCGGTTGCCTATGCACAAAAGTTAGCGCCGACTATGTCCAAGGACCAAACCATCGTTATTTGCCTATCTGGTCGTGGTGACAAGGACGTTGCTGCCATTGCGCGCTATAAAGGAGAAGATATTTATGAATAA
- a CDS encoding phosphoribosylaminoimidazolesuccinocarboxamide synthase, giving the protein MERIYQGKTKDVYAKEDGNIRLFFKDDMTGKDGVFDPGENQVGLTVDGSGRSGLAVSQYFFEHLEANGIATHYLAADLDEKTMDVKKATVFGQGLEVICRFRAFGSFIRRYGAYIESGEPLASYVEVTIKDDDRQDPVISEDALNLLGILKEDEYHIIKEKTIQISTLIKEELAAKGLDLYDIKLEFGRSAETGEVILIDELSGGNMRVFNGDQSVYPLDLETYLF; this is encoded by the coding sequence ATGGAACGCATTTATCAAGGTAAAACCAAAGATGTTTATGCTAAGGAAGACGGCAACATTCGTTTGTTTTTTAAGGATGATATGACAGGGAAAGATGGTGTTTTTGATCCAGGTGAAAATCAAGTTGGCTTAACAGTTGATGGATCAGGACGATCAGGTTTAGCAGTCAGTCAGTACTTTTTTGAACACTTAGAAGCAAACGGTATTGCGACACATTACTTAGCAGCAGACTTGGATGAAAAGACGATGGATGTAAAAAAAGCAACCGTCTTTGGTCAAGGACTTGAAGTCATTTGCCGTTTCAGAGCATTTGGTAGTTTTATTCGTCGCTATGGTGCCTACATTGAATCTGGCGAGCCACTAGCTAGCTATGTGGAAGTCACTATCAAAGATGATGACCGTCAAGATCCAGTTATCAGTGAAGATGCCCTTAATTTGTTAGGTATCTTAAAAGAAGACGAATACCACATTATTAAAGAAAAAACCATTCAAATTTCAACACTTATTAAAGAAGAATTAGCGGCTAAAGGATTAGACCTATACGATATTAAGTTAGAGTTTGGTCGTTCTGCTGAAACTGGCGAAGTTATTCTAATTGATGAATTATCAGGCGGTAACATGCGCGTCTTCAATGGTGATCAATCTGTTTATCCCCTTGATTTAGAAACTTACTTATTTTAG
- a CDS encoding phosphoribosylanthranilate isomerase: MVKVKICGLQTQADIEAANRSQPDYIGFIFVKQSKRSILPDHANRLRQLLNKPIQAVGVFVNEEHARIVDIAQAGTIDLVQLHGDEDDNYIHTLKKALEIPVIKAVSVGKKVEASSQSADYLLFDTETVERGGSGQAFDWGLISEFNKQPFFLAGGLNTENIQAALAVVQPFALDVSSGVETDGKKDPQKMRDFVEKVREQTR, encoded by the coding sequence ATGGTTAAAGTTAAAATTTGTGGGCTACAAACGCAAGCAGATATAGAAGCTGCTAATCGCAGTCAGCCCGACTACATCGGTTTTATTTTCGTAAAACAATCAAAGCGTTCTATTTTACCAGACCATGCCAATAGACTTCGTCAGTTATTAAATAAGCCCATTCAAGCAGTGGGGGTATTTGTGAATGAAGAGCATGCACGAATTGTTGACATTGCTCAAGCAGGAACGATTGACCTCGTACAATTGCACGGCGACGAGGACGACAACTATATCCACACACTCAAAAAAGCATTAGAAATACCCGTTATTAAGGCCGTTAGTGTCGGTAAAAAAGTTGAAGCGAGTAGTCAATCAGCTGACTACCTTTTGTTTGATACAGAAACTGTTGAGCGAGGTGGTAGTGGGCAAGCCTTTGATTGGGGGCTTATTTCAGAATTTAACAAGCAGCCATTCTTTTTAGCGGGAGGATTAAATACTGAGAATATTCAAGCAGCACTAGCTGTTGTTCAACCATTTGCTCTTGATGTCAGTAGCGGTGTTGAGACAGATGGCAAAAAAGATCCACAAAAAATGCGAGATTTTGTGGAAAAAGTAAGGGAGCAAACAAGATGA
- a CDS encoding YerC/YecD family TrpR-related protein yields MNQFKDQEMDDLFEGILALETIEECYQFFVDLCTANELLSMKQRLQVAKLIRSGETYTHIQEKTGSSSTTISRVKRCLDYGENGYHLVLDRVDADIK; encoded by the coding sequence ATGAATCAATTTAAAGATCAGGAAATGGATGACTTGTTTGAAGGGATATTAGCGTTGGAAACTATAGAGGAATGCTACCAATTTTTCGTAGATTTATGCACAGCAAATGAATTGTTGTCAATGAAACAACGCCTACAAGTAGCTAAACTGATTCGCTCTGGTGAAACCTATACCCATATTCAAGAAAAAACGGGTTCATCTTCAACAACGATTTCACGTGTGAAACGGTGTTTAGATTACGGTGAGAATGGCTACCATTTGGTGTTAGACCGTGTGGATGCAGATATTAAATAA
- the trpA gene encoding tryptophan synthase subunit alpha: protein MNKIQDAFHNKKAFITYLMAGDPNLDQSAKHILASQAAGADLIEIGIPFSDPIAEGPVVENASVRALAAGVRLNHVFDMVASIKDQMHVPMVFMTYLNPVFVYGYDAFFAKCQEIGISGIIIPDLPFEEQEEVKAVAKQYGIAVITLIAPTSLSRIKEIAKQAEGFIYLVSSMGVTGVRQDITTDIDTLVKQIKEVTTTPVAVGFGISHPQQVAHFSNMADGVIVGSGIVRLVEEHLEEAEPYVYDYIHKMQAALR, encoded by the coding sequence ATGAATAAGATTCAAGATGCTTTTCACAACAAAAAGGCCTTTATTACTTATTTAATGGCGGGGGATCCCAACCTTGACCAGTCAGCTAAGCATATTTTAGCGTCTCAAGCAGCTGGAGCTGATTTGATTGAAATTGGTATTCCTTTTTCAGATCCTATCGCAGAAGGACCAGTCGTAGAAAATGCTAGTGTGCGTGCGCTTGCTGCTGGTGTTCGTTTGAATCATGTTTTTGATATGGTCGCTAGCATCAAAGACCAGATGCATGTTCCCATGGTGTTTATGACCTATTTAAACCCCGTTTTTGTTTACGGCTATGATGCTTTCTTTGCCAAGTGTCAAGAGATCGGTATTTCCGGTATCATTATTCCCGACCTTCCTTTCGAAGAGCAGGAAGAAGTGAAGGCAGTCGCAAAACAATACGGGATTGCAGTGATCACCTTAATCGCGCCAACGTCCCTCTCTCGCATTAAAGAAATTGCCAAGCAAGCAGAAGGATTTATCTATTTAGTATCTTCAATGGGGGTAACAGGTGTTCGCCAAGATATTACGACTGACATCGATACACTTGTTAAACAGATTAAAGAAGTGACAACCACTCCTGTAGCAGTTGGTTTTGGAATTAGCCACCCCCAACAAGTTGCTCATTTCTCCAATATGGCCGATGGCGTTATCGTCGGCAGTGGGATTGTTCGACTGGTTGAAGAACATTTAGAAGAAGCAGAACCTTATGTTTATGATTATATTCATAAAATGCAGGCAGCGCTTCGGTAA